Proteins from one Microbacterium proteolyticum genomic window:
- a CDS encoding YciI family protein, giving the protein MRFLLNVIDDRSSSATDDEGAAIDAFNDRLVAEGRWVLAAGVAHPADSTVVDARSGEPTVTPGPVNDTAEWVAGFWIIDAADVDTARDLAIEGSRACGRRVELRPFLG; this is encoded by the coding sequence ATGCGATTCCTTCTCAACGTCATCGACGACCGCAGCTCTTCCGCGACCGACGACGAGGGTGCGGCGATCGACGCGTTCAACGACCGCCTCGTCGCGGAGGGGCGGTGGGTCCTCGCCGCCGGCGTCGCCCACCCCGCCGACTCGACGGTGGTGGACGCGCGGTCCGGGGAGCCGACGGTCACCCCGGGGCCGGTCAACGACACCGCGGAGTGGGTCGCCGGTTTCTGGATCATCGATGCGGCCGATGTCGACACCGCGCGCGACCTCGCGATCGAGGGTTCGCGCGCCTGCGGTCGCCGCGTCGAGCTGCGTCCCTTCCTCGGCTGA
- a CDS encoding cryptochrome/photolyase family protein yields the protein MRAALILATQQFAEHPAFADDDVEEFFFIESAPRFAKLPYHRHKIVLLLSAMRHTAARLEAEGRTVRRIALSDDLTFRAGLDRLLTEHRVTELTWMSDPNRPVDERISAICAAHGVEPEILPDGLFLTPEEEVDGWFAEHPTPLMEDFYHWQRRRTGILMDGGKPAGRRWNFDADNRKPLPKKGVEIPPLPTPAHDDITAAVIAEVDERFPDHPGAATEFWLPVTPEESHAWLEVFVAERLHDFGRYEDAMKADEPFLFHAVVSPLLNIGLLTVDDVIAAVTRTDAPLASVEGFVRQVIGWREYMRGMYRAHPELERVNALHLEKRVQKYWYSGERMPSDLPVPVRTVLERVHRWGYAHHIERLMVLGNWFLLQGYSPREVNRWFLALFVDAYDWVMVPNVMGMSQFADGGFVATKPYVSGGAYLQRMGAWWPSAQAAKDSVFTDAYWGFLERHEDVLAGNHRLSLALAQMRQRRDAAG from the coding sequence GTGAGGGCCGCGCTGATCCTCGCGACGCAGCAGTTCGCGGAGCATCCGGCCTTCGCCGACGACGACGTGGAGGAGTTCTTCTTCATCGAGTCCGCTCCGCGATTCGCGAAGCTGCCCTACCACCGGCACAAGATCGTGCTGCTGCTCTCGGCGATGCGGCACACGGCGGCGCGGCTCGAGGCCGAGGGGCGGACGGTCCGACGCATCGCGCTGTCCGACGACCTCACGTTCCGTGCGGGTCTCGACCGTCTCCTGACGGAGCACCGCGTCACCGAGCTCACGTGGATGAGCGACCCCAACCGGCCGGTAGACGAGCGGATCTCGGCGATCTGCGCGGCCCACGGCGTCGAGCCCGAGATCCTCCCGGACGGGCTGTTCCTCACTCCCGAGGAGGAGGTGGACGGATGGTTCGCGGAGCACCCCACGCCGTTGATGGAGGACTTCTACCACTGGCAGCGTCGGCGCACCGGCATCCTGATGGACGGCGGGAAACCCGCCGGGCGCCGCTGGAACTTCGACGCGGACAACCGCAAGCCCCTGCCGAAGAAGGGCGTCGAGATCCCGCCGTTGCCGACGCCCGCGCACGACGACATCACGGCCGCGGTCATCGCCGAGGTCGACGAACGCTTCCCCGACCATCCCGGCGCAGCGACCGAGTTCTGGCTCCCCGTCACCCCCGAGGAGTCGCACGCCTGGCTCGAGGTCTTCGTCGCCGAACGCCTGCACGACTTCGGCCGGTACGAGGACGCCATGAAGGCCGACGAGCCCTTCCTCTTCCACGCGGTCGTCTCCCCGCTGCTGAACATCGGGTTGCTCACCGTCGACGACGTGATCGCCGCCGTCACGCGGACCGATGCGCCGCTGGCATCCGTCGAGGGGTTCGTCCGGCAGGTGATCGGCTGGCGGGAGTACATGCGCGGGATGTACCGGGCGCACCCGGAGCTCGAGCGCGTCAATGCGCTGCACCTCGAGAAGCGCGTGCAGAAGTACTGGTACTCGGGGGAGCGGATGCCGTCCGACCTGCCGGTGCCGGTGCGGACCGTCCTGGAACGCGTGCACCGGTGGGGCTATGCGCACCACATCGAGCGGCTGATGGTGCTGGGCAACTGGTTCCTGCTGCAGGGGTACTCGCCGCGAGAGGTCAACCGCTGGTTCCTGGCACTCTTCGTCGACGCGTACGACTGGGTGATGGTGCCCAACGTCATGGGCATGAGCCAATTCGCCGACGGCGGCTTCGTCGCCACGAAGCCCTACGTCTCGGGCGGGGCGTACCTGCAGAGGATGGGGGCGTGGTGGCCGTCGGCCCAGGCCGCCAAGGACTCGGTCTTCACCGACGCGTACTGGGGGTTCCTCGAACGGCACGAGGACGTCCTCGCCGGCAACCACCGGCTCTCCCTCGCGCTCGCGCAGATGCGCCAGCGGCGCGACGCCGCGGGGTGA
- a CDS encoding DUF2256 domain-containing protein: MARAPLRTKPCAYCGRPFSDRKRWSGRDQWDEVLYCSRGCRASAAKQRRRA, from the coding sequence ATGGCACGAGCCCCGCTGCGCACCAAGCCCTGCGCCTATTGCGGCAGACCCTTCTCCGATCGCAAGCGCTGGAGCGGGCGCGACCAATGGGACGAGGTCCTCTACTGCTCGCGCGGATGCCGCGCCAGCGCCGCCAAGCAACGGAGACGCGCGTGA
- a CDS encoding cold-shock protein, which produces MATGTVKWFNSEKGYGFIAPDDGSADLFAHFSAIQGNGFKELQEAQKVEFDAEQGPKGMQAANIRPL; this is translated from the coding sequence ATGGCCACTGGCACCGTGAAATGGTTCAACTCCGAGAAGGGCTACGGGTTCATCGCACCCGACGACGGCTCGGCCGACCTGTTCGCGCACTTCAGCGCGATCCAGGGCAATGGCTTCAAGGAGCTGCAGGAAGCACAGAAGGTCGAATTCGACGCCGAGCAGGGCCCCAAGGGCATGCAGGCGGCGAACATTCGCCCCCTCTGA
- a CDS encoding metallophosphoesterase family protein, with the protein MTTRLLLLADTHVPKRARSLPEAVRRAASEVDLVVHAGDWVTATVLDELESLAPVVGVWGNNDGADLRARLPEVARAEVDGVRMAVAHETGPAAGREKRMDAAFPSVDLLVFGHSHIPWDTVTPAGMRLVNPGSPTDRRRQPACTMMMLALADGGVRSLDVVEVERD; encoded by the coding sequence ATGACGACGCGACTGCTGCTCCTCGCGGACACGCACGTCCCGAAGCGGGCGCGCAGCCTTCCGGAGGCCGTGCGCCGAGCGGCATCCGAGGTCGACCTCGTCGTGCACGCCGGCGATTGGGTGACCGCCACGGTGCTCGACGAGCTCGAGTCCCTCGCCCCTGTCGTGGGTGTGTGGGGGAACAATGACGGCGCCGACCTCCGGGCGCGGCTGCCCGAAGTGGCCCGGGCGGAGGTCGACGGGGTCCGCATGGCGGTGGCCCACGAGACCGGTCCGGCCGCGGGACGGGAGAAACGGATGGATGCCGCGTTCCCCTCCGTGGATCTGCTGGTGTTCGGTCACAGCCACATCCCGTGGGACACCGTCACGCCCGCCGGGATGCGGTTGGTCAATCCCGGGTCGCCGACAGACCGCCGCCGCCAGCCGGCGTGCACCATGATGATGCTCGCTCTGGCTGACGGCGGGGTCCGCTCCCTCGACGTCGTCGAGGTGGAGCGGGACTGA
- a CDS encoding pyridoxamine 5'-phosphate oxidase family protein — MSDTASELDKLNELLPKFRFAMVTTRAEEGDLHAHPLTVQESESDGDLWFIVGTHASAVEHVRRDPKVGLSFSSDGLWLSLAGEAEVIDDLAKLKELWSTTVEAWFPDGPESPGVTLLKVSALSGEYWGSAGGRIATAVALVASKVTGERPRGENEKFDLPA, encoded by the coding sequence ATGTCCGACACCGCTTCCGAGCTGGACAAGCTGAACGAACTGCTCCCGAAGTTCCGCTTCGCGATGGTCACCACGCGGGCGGAGGAGGGTGATCTCCACGCCCACCCGCTCACGGTGCAGGAGTCGGAGTCCGACGGCGACCTGTGGTTCATCGTCGGCACGCACGCCTCGGCGGTGGAGCACGTCCGACGCGACCCGAAGGTCGGCCTGTCGTTCAGTTCCGACGGCCTGTGGCTGTCGCTCGCGGGCGAAGCGGAGGTGATCGACGATCTGGCGAAACTGAAGGAGCTGTGGTCCACCACCGTCGAAGCCTGGTTCCCCGACGGTCCCGAGTCACCCGGCGTCACTCTGCTGAAGGTCTCCGCCCTGAGCGGCGAGTACTGGGGGAGCGCCGGCGGTCGCATCGCCACGGCGGTGGCCCTGGTGGCATCCAAGGTCACCGGCGAGCGACCGCGCGGCGAGAACGAGAAGTTCGACCTGCCCGCCTGA
- a CDS encoding glycosyltransferase family 2 protein, with the protein MTLAAPTVSVVIPVRDDAVPLAGCLDALAAQTRPADEIVVVDNASTDDSADVARAAGARVVFCGERGIPSAAAAGYDAATGELILRLDADSLPGPGWIAYMTAALSDPDVDAVTAGAVFHDGPPRGRRPMAWAFLGTYAAFAYPALGHAPLWGSNMAFRRTAWLAVRDEVHLDPELHDDLDLAFHLGEHHRIRIVPGRSQMRVSSRTVRPRRFAKSFSRGMGTVFAHWPREIPPLRWARRQRVGR; encoded by the coding sequence ATGACTCTCGCCGCCCCGACCGTCTCGGTCGTCATCCCCGTCCGAGACGATGCCGTGCCCCTCGCCGGGTGCCTCGACGCCCTTGCCGCGCAGACCCGACCGGCCGACGAGATCGTCGTCGTCGACAACGCCTCGACCGATGACAGCGCCGACGTCGCCCGCGCCGCGGGAGCGCGGGTGGTGTTCTGCGGCGAGCGCGGGATCCCCTCCGCCGCGGCCGCCGGCTATGACGCCGCGACAGGCGAGCTGATCCTGCGCCTCGACGCCGACAGCCTCCCCGGCCCCGGATGGATCGCGTACATGACGGCCGCGCTCTCCGACCCCGACGTGGATGCCGTCACCGCCGGTGCGGTGTTCCACGACGGGCCCCCGCGGGGGCGCCGGCCGATGGCGTGGGCGTTCCTCGGCACGTACGCGGCCTTCGCGTACCCGGCTCTCGGGCACGCGCCGCTGTGGGGGTCGAACATGGCGTTCCGGCGCACCGCGTGGCTCGCGGTGCGCGACGAGGTCCACCTCGACCCCGAGCTGCACGACGATCTCGACCTCGCGTTCCACCTCGGCGAACACCACCGCATCCGCATCGTGCCGGGTCGATCGCAGATGCGCGTCTCGTCGCGGACGGTCCGCCCGCGACGGTTCGCCAAGAGCTTCTCGCGCGGCATGGGTACGGTCTTCGCGCACTGGCCGCGCGAGATCCCGCCGCTGCGGTGGGCACGGCGACAGAGGGTGGGGCGCTGA
- a CDS encoding catalase yields MSEPTTANNGSPVASDEHSQSVGADGSIALTDHYLIEKLAQFNRERVPERVVHAKGGGAFGTFRTTGDVSAYTRAALFQPGVETEMLARFSSVAGEQGSPDTWRDPRGFSLKFYTTEGNYDLVGNNTPVFFVKDGIKFPDFIRSQKRLPGSHLRDNTMQWDFWTLSPESAHQVTWLMGDRGIPASWRHMNGYGSHTYQWINAAGERFWVKYHFHTDQGHKTLTQDEADQIAGQDADFHIRDLYAAIERAEFPTWTLKVQIMPYEDAKTYRFNPFDLTKVWPHSDYPEIEVGTMELNRNPGNYFAEIEQAAFEPSNFVPGIDGSPDKMLQARIFSYADAHRYRVGTNYQQLPVNRPHTEVHSYSKEGAMRYEYNPPEVPVYAPNSAGGPAADPRRAGDGGWQSDGELVRSAATLHPEDDDFGQAGTLVREVMSAEARDRLVETITGHVGGVTRAEVRDRAVQYWKNVDAEIGARVEAGLPPLEDSTAPGEQLSEPNPDGDLVGRDVAGRV; encoded by the coding sequence ATGTCCGAGCCCACCACCGCCAACAACGGATCTCCCGTCGCCAGCGACGAGCATTCCCAGAGCGTCGGGGCCGACGGCTCCATCGCCCTGACCGACCACTATCTGATCGAGAAGCTCGCGCAGTTCAATCGCGAGCGCGTGCCCGAGCGCGTGGTGCACGCGAAGGGCGGCGGCGCGTTCGGGACGTTCCGCACCACCGGAGACGTCTCGGCCTACACGCGCGCGGCTCTGTTCCAGCCCGGTGTCGAGACCGAGATGCTCGCGCGCTTCTCCTCGGTCGCGGGCGAGCAGGGGAGCCCGGACACCTGGCGAGACCCGCGCGGGTTCTCGCTGAAGTTCTACACGACCGAGGGCAACTACGACCTCGTCGGCAACAACACCCCGGTCTTCTTCGTGAAGGACGGGATCAAGTTCCCCGACTTCATCCGGTCGCAGAAGCGCCTTCCCGGCAGCCACCTGCGCGACAACACCATGCAGTGGGACTTCTGGACCCTGTCGCCCGAGAGCGCGCACCAGGTCACCTGGCTCATGGGTGACCGTGGCATCCCGGCCTCGTGGCGGCACATGAACGGGTACGGGTCGCACACCTACCAGTGGATCAATGCCGCGGGCGAACGGTTCTGGGTGAAGTACCACTTCCACACCGACCAGGGCCACAAGACCCTGACGCAGGACGAAGCCGACCAGATCGCAGGTCAGGACGCCGACTTCCACATCCGCGACCTCTACGCCGCGATCGAGCGCGCCGAGTTCCCGACGTGGACCCTCAAGGTGCAGATCATGCCGTACGAGGATGCCAAGACCTACCGCTTCAACCCGTTCGACCTCACGAAGGTCTGGCCGCACAGCGACTACCCCGAGATCGAGGTCGGCACGATGGAGCTGAACCGGAACCCCGGCAACTACTTCGCGGAGATCGAGCAGGCGGCCTTCGAGCCGTCGAACTTCGTGCCCGGTATCGACGGCAGCCCCGACAAGATGCTGCAGGCGCGCATCTTCAGCTACGCCGATGCGCACCGCTACCGCGTCGGCACGAACTACCAGCAGCTGCCGGTCAACCGTCCCCACACCGAGGTGCACTCGTACTCGAAGGAGGGCGCGATGCGCTACGAGTACAACCCGCCCGAGGTGCCCGTCTACGCCCCGAACTCGGCCGGCGGACCGGCTGCCGATCCGCGCCGTGCCGGTGACGGCGGGTGGCAGAGCGACGGCGAGCTCGTCCGGTCGGCGGCGACCCTGCACCCCGAGGACGACGACTTCGGCCAGGCGGGGACCCTCGTGCGCGAGGTGATGTCGGCGGAGGCCCGCGACCGGCTGGTGGAGACGATCACCGGGCACGTCGGTGGCGTCACCCGCGCCGAGGTGCGCGACCGGGCCGTGCAGTACTGGAAGAACGTGGATGCCGAGATCGGCGCACGCGTCGAGGCCGGCCTCCCGCCGCTCGAAGACTCGACGGCCCCCGGTGAGCAGCTCAGCGAGCCCAACCCCGACGGCGACCTCGTCGGTCGGGACGTCGCGGGACGCGTCTGA
- a CDS encoding GNAT family N-acetyltransferase — protein sequence MTELTDGAVLRPARPGDEAGILACIQALADYEREPDAVDNTVDMLTATLVGDDPRAFAFVVDGGDGEIRAIAIWFLTYSTWTGKHGIWLEDLYVHEQYRSNGYGVALLSALAAECLAQGYPRLEWTVLDWNEPAIGFYRALGAEAMEEWTTRRVTGAALEALATRR from the coding sequence ATGACCGAACTGACCGACGGCGCCGTGCTGCGCCCCGCCCGCCCCGGCGACGAGGCCGGGATCCTCGCCTGCATCCAGGCGCTCGCCGACTACGAACGCGAACCGGATGCCGTCGACAACACGGTCGACATGCTCACGGCCACGCTCGTCGGTGACGACCCGCGCGCCTTCGCGTTCGTCGTCGACGGGGGAGACGGCGAGATCCGCGCGATCGCGATCTGGTTCCTCACCTACTCGACCTGGACCGGCAAGCACGGCATCTGGCTCGAAGACCTCTACGTGCACGAGCAGTACCGATCGAACGGGTACGGAGTGGCGCTGCTGTCCGCGCTCGCCGCGGAGTGCCTCGCGCAGGGGTACCCGCGGCTGGAGTGGACGGTGCTCGACTGGAACGAGCCCGCGATCGGGTTCTACCGCGCGCTCGGTGCCGAGGCCATGGAGGAGTGGACGACGCGCCGCGTCACCGGTGCGGCGCTGGAGGCGCTGGCGACGCGACGCTGA
- a CDS encoding endonuclease/exonuclease/phosphatase family protein produces MGAVLFPNVEAPDLLVMSFNIRRRFERLTWPPEDRWGLRKERLRVYLGANKPHVLGSQEARPDQARWVQNSLGTSYGRIGHGRGKDRDGEGTPIFYDRDRLELRDWTQVALSDTPALDGSVGWGNTIPRIAVIARFVDSATGAPFVFVNSHFDAFSRRARRRSARWLADLVAAEELPLLFTADVNAPIRSAELAAMFADGGLVDTWSYAPTRRTVEWGTFNDYRKPRVGARRIDAILATPDVGVRATGIDPRPTGTSWPSDHLPVQAVVRIPVPPGDGPVPHGDATPAGHPDSE; encoded by the coding sequence ATGGGCGCGGTGCTGTTCCCGAACGTCGAAGCCCCCGACCTCCTCGTCATGAGCTTCAACATCCGCCGTCGCTTCGAACGCCTCACGTGGCCTCCGGAGGACCGCTGGGGTCTGCGGAAAGAGCGGCTCCGCGTGTACCTCGGCGCGAACAAGCCGCACGTGCTCGGATCTCAGGAGGCCCGCCCCGACCAGGCGCGATGGGTGCAGAACTCCCTCGGTACGTCGTACGGCCGCATCGGCCACGGGCGGGGCAAGGACAGGGACGGCGAGGGGACACCGATCTTCTACGACCGCGACCGTCTCGAGCTGCGGGACTGGACGCAGGTGGCCCTCTCCGACACCCCGGCGCTCGACGGCTCCGTGGGCTGGGGCAACACGATCCCCCGCATCGCGGTCATCGCGCGATTCGTCGACTCCGCGACGGGCGCGCCGTTCGTGTTCGTCAACAGCCACTTCGACGCGTTCTCGCGCCGCGCCCGGCGACGCTCGGCGCGCTGGCTCGCCGACCTCGTCGCCGCGGAGGAGTTGCCCCTGCTCTTCACCGCCGACGTCAACGCCCCGATCCGGTCGGCGGAGCTCGCCGCCATGTTCGCCGACGGCGGTCTCGTCGACACCTGGTCGTATGCCCCGACGCGCCGCACGGTCGAGTGGGGGACGTTCAACGACTACCGGAAGCCGCGCGTGGGCGCTCGCCGCATCGACGCGATCCTCGCCACCCCCGACGTCGGCGTCCGCGCAACGGGGATCGACCCGCGTCCGACGGGAACCAGCTGGCCGTCCGACCACCTGCCGGTGCAGGCCGTCGTGCGCATCCCGGTGCCGCCCGGCGACGGCCCGGTGCCGCACGGTGACGCGACACCGGCGGGCCACCCCGACTCGGAGTAG
- a CDS encoding fatty acid desaturase family protein produces the protein MVESRLGPVRQTYSGTTEFPPIAKAYTELSQVVRESGLLARTPVFYALVGAAVVLGFGGAITGFVLLGDSWFQLLIAAALGILFTQVAFLAHEANHRQIFASGRANDRLALWIGNGIVGMSQSWWATKHTRHHANPNRVGKDPDIEIDTISFLDEDAAKARGIQRWITQRQGWLFFPLLTLEGLNLHVLAIRHLVSRGEVKGRWTELGLIALRMAVFVAPVFIFLPLGMAFAFLGVQLAVFGVYMGASFAPNHKGMAVIAPGAKLDFFSKQVRTSRNISGGWWATWLMGGLNYQIEHHLFPNMPRPYLSRAREIVREHCETLQVPYVETTLFQSYGIVIAYLNRVGLAARDPFECPMTSAARRI, from the coding sequence ATCGTCGAGTCCCGTCTCGGCCCCGTTCGTCAGACCTATTCCGGCACCACCGAATTCCCCCCGATCGCGAAGGCCTACACAGAGCTGTCCCAGGTCGTTCGCGAAAGCGGGCTCCTCGCCCGCACCCCCGTCTTCTACGCGCTCGTCGGCGCCGCCGTCGTCCTCGGATTCGGCGGAGCGATCACCGGTTTCGTGCTCCTCGGCGACAGCTGGTTCCAGTTGCTCATCGCCGCAGCACTCGGCATCCTGTTCACCCAGGTCGCCTTCCTCGCCCACGAGGCCAACCACCGCCAGATCTTCGCGTCCGGCCGGGCGAACGACCGCCTGGCGCTGTGGATCGGCAACGGCATCGTCGGCATGAGCCAGTCGTGGTGGGCCACGAAGCACACGCGCCATCACGCGAACCCCAACCGCGTCGGCAAGGACCCCGACATCGAGATCGACACGATCTCGTTCCTCGACGAGGATGCCGCCAAGGCACGCGGCATCCAGCGGTGGATCACGCAGCGGCAGGGCTGGCTGTTCTTCCCCCTCCTCACGCTCGAGGGCCTGAACCTCCACGTGCTGGCCATCCGCCACCTCGTCTCCCGCGGCGAGGTCAAGGGTCGCTGGACCGAACTGGGCCTCATCGCCCTCCGGATGGCGGTCTTCGTCGCTCCCGTGTTCATCTTCCTGCCCCTCGGGATGGCGTTCGCCTTCCTCGGCGTGCAGCTCGCAGTGTTCGGCGTGTACATGGGCGCATCCTTCGCCCCGAACCACAAGGGCATGGCCGTCATCGCCCCGGGTGCGAAGCTCGACTTCTTCAGCAAGCAGGTGCGCACCTCCCGCAACATCTCCGGCGGCTGGTGGGCCACGTGGCTCATGGGCGGTCTGAACTACCAGATCGAGCACCACCTGTTCCCGAACATGCCGCGGCCGTACCTGAGCCGTGCGCGCGAGATCGTGCGCGAGCACTGCGAGACGCTGCAGGTCCCCTACGTCGAGACGACGCTGTTCCAGTCGTACGGCATCGTCATCGCGTACCTCAACCGCGTCGGGCTCGCCGCCCGCGATCCGTTCGAGTGCCCGATGACGTCGGCCGCGCGGCGCATCTGA
- a CDS encoding sulfurtransferase, with amino-acid sequence MASVLNVSAYLFTRIDDPAALRPVLRDRATGAGLRGTILLAEEGINLFLAGEPDAVRAFVDGLRVDFPALHAKESWSDAVPFGRLLVKVKREIIRMDRPEVRPQDGRAPAVSPATLRRWLDRGADDEGREVVLVDTRNAFEVDYGTFSGARDWRIERFTQFPDAASAHRDELDGKTVVSFCTGGIRCEKAALYLRDQGLDAYQLDGGILGWFAAEGNAHWDGDCFVFDEREALDPALSARAGA; translated from the coding sequence ATGGCATCCGTCCTCAACGTCTCGGCGTATCTGTTCACGCGGATCGACGATCCCGCGGCGCTCCGGCCCGTGCTGCGCGACCGCGCCACGGGTGCAGGGTTGCGCGGGACGATCCTGCTGGCCGAGGAGGGCATCAACCTGTTCCTCGCGGGTGAGCCGGACGCTGTGCGGGCCTTCGTCGACGGGCTGCGCGTCGATTTTCCGGCTCTCCACGCGAAGGAGAGCTGGTCGGATGCCGTGCCCTTCGGCCGGCTGCTCGTGAAGGTCAAGCGCGAGATCATCCGCATGGACCGGCCCGAGGTGCGCCCGCAGGACGGTCGTGCGCCCGCCGTGTCGCCGGCGACCCTCCGCCGCTGGCTCGATCGCGGAGCCGACGACGAGGGACGCGAGGTCGTGCTCGTCGACACGCGGAACGCCTTCGAGGTGGACTACGGCACGTTCTCGGGCGCCCGCGACTGGCGCATCGAGCGGTTCACCCAGTTCCCGGATGCCGCGAGCGCCCACCGCGACGAGCTCGACGGCAAGACCGTTGTGAGCTTCTGCACCGGCGGTATCCGGTGCGAGAAGGCGGCCCTGTACCTGCGCGACCAGGGCCTCGACGCGTACCAGCTCGACGGCGGCATCCTCGGCTGGTTCGCCGCCGAGGGGAACGCGCACTGGGACGGCGACTGCTTCGTGTTCGACGAGCGCGAGGCCCTCGACCCGGCGCTGTCCGCCCGCGCGGGCGCCTGA
- a CDS encoding dipeptidase translates to MLWDQHACAELVETADLTELHRYRPAGGGLVSLNAGYAPHGPEVAASILRAFRAQVTAIDGLELAATVADVDRIAAAGDTAVVFDLEDAAPLGGDLDAVATLVAQGVRTLGPVYNYANAAGGGCLDADDPGLSRWGRDLVAELNLRGMVPDGSHVGARTSLDMCAVSTRPVVFSHSCMKAVWDHPRNITDDQARAAADTGGVVGITGVGIFLGPNTPTLEAMVRHIEYAVEVVGIRHVGVSTDFSFDWETFQTTLAESPALYDASYTAWGPVEWMPPETFVGLGAALRDRGWDDTDIAAVLGGNFRRVALESWEPQP, encoded by the coding sequence ATGCTGTGGGATCAGCACGCGTGCGCCGAACTCGTCGAGACCGCTGACCTGACGGAGCTGCACCGTTACCGCCCGGCGGGCGGCGGACTCGTATCGCTGAACGCCGGCTACGCGCCCCACGGCCCCGAGGTCGCGGCATCCATCCTTCGCGCGTTCCGTGCGCAGGTGACCGCGATCGACGGACTGGAGCTCGCCGCGACGGTCGCCGACGTCGACCGGATCGCCGCCGCCGGCGACACCGCCGTCGTCTTCGACCTCGAGGACGCAGCGCCGCTGGGCGGTGACCTCGACGCCGTCGCGACGCTCGTCGCTCAGGGCGTTCGCACGCTCGGCCCGGTCTACAACTACGCGAACGCGGCCGGGGGCGGATGCCTGGATGCCGACGACCCGGGGCTCTCGCGCTGGGGCCGCGACCTCGTCGCCGAACTGAATCTCCGCGGCATGGTTCCGGACGGTTCGCACGTCGGCGCCCGGACCTCGCTCGACATGTGCGCCGTGTCCACGCGGCCCGTCGTCTTCAGCCACTCGTGCATGAAGGCCGTGTGGGACCACCCCCGCAACATCACCGACGACCAGGCGCGCGCGGCCGCCGACACCGGGGGAGTCGTCGGCATCACCGGCGTCGGCATCTTCCTCGGTCCCAACACCCCCACGCTCGAAGCCATGGTGCGCCACATCGAGTACGCCGTCGAGGTCGTCGGCATCCGGCACGTCGGGGTGAGCACAGACTTCTCGTTCGACTGGGAGACGTTCCAGACCACCCTGGCCGAGAGCCCCGCGCTCTACGACGCGAGCTACACCGCGTGGGGCCCGGTCGAATGGATGCCACCCGAGACCTTCGTCGGCCTGGGCGCGGCGCTCCGCGACCGCGGGTGGGACGACACCGACATCGCGGCGGTGCTCGGCGGGAACTTCCGCCGCGTCGCCCTCGAGAGCTGGGAGCCTCAGCCATGA
- a CDS encoding DUF2945 domain-containing protein, producing the protein MSKDLSKGDRVSWDTPQGRTQGEVVEKKTKDFQHDGQKFTASEDEPAYIVKSEKTDATAAHKGSALNKLKG; encoded by the coding sequence ATGTCGAAGGATCTGTCCAAGGGCGACCGGGTCAGTTGGGACACCCCGCAGGGGCGCACCCAGGGTGAGGTCGTGGAGAAGAAGACGAAGGACTTCCAGCACGACGGTCAGAAGTTCACGGCATCCGAGGACGAGCCGGCCTACATCGTGAAGTCGGAGAAGACCGACGCCACCGCCGCGCACAAGGGCTCGGCGCTGAACAAGCTGAAGGGCTGA